The genomic interval AGCTCGGCGTCGCCGACGCGGACCGGCGGGCGGTCTTCCGGACGGATGTGCTCCTGATAGGTCCGCACGTTGTCGATCGATCGGCGGAGCGCGTCGCGGAGGCGCGGGTCCAGGTGGTCCGCGGCGTCTGCCAGCTCTTGCTCGGGGATCAGGAGGTCTTCCGCCCGGAAGCCGGGGTCGGTCCAGCGACGCTCCAGCTCCACCACCGCCGCGTCGCCACCGTCCCGCACGGCGGCGAGGCCCGCTTCCGCGGCCCGGACGTAAGCCGGTTCCGCCGCCCCGGCCGTCGCCCGCAGGCGTGCGAGCCGGGCCGCGAAGGAGGCGCGGCCCTCGGGCTCGCGGGTGTCGTAGACGGGCATCTCCAGACCGGCGGTTGCAGCGGGCATCGCGCGAGCGTACGGCGCCTGGGAGGAAGCCTCCGGCGGATGCTCTAGATTCAGCCCTTCCATGTCGCCGACCACGCTCATCCTGCTCTATTGCCTCGCGATCCTGGGCGCTTCCCTGCTGGGGGGTTTGCTGCCGCTGTTCCTGCGGCTGGGCCACACCGGCACGCAGGTGATGATGTCCGCCGTCGCGGGCTTCATGCTCGGCGTCGCGGTGCTGCACATGCTCGGGCACGCGCTGCCGGAGGCGTCCAGCACGCAGGCGGCGCTGCTGTGGCTGCTCGGCGGCTTCTTGATGATGTTCTTCACCGAGCGGTTCTTCGCGTGGCACCACCACGACCTGCCGGGCGGGCACATGCACGCCGCCGGTGAAACCGGCCACGGCCACGAGCACGATGAGCGGGCCGCCCCCGTCGCGGCGCCCGCGAAGGGCCGGATGCACTGGGCCGGGGCCCTCGTCGGGATGTCGATCCACTCGCTGGTCTCGGGCATCGCGCTCGCCGCGGCGGTGGCGGCCGGGACGCTCGGCGACCCCGGCGGTGGCGAGGCCGGCGGCCTCGCCGGCCTCGCCGTGCTGCTGGCGATCCTCGGCCACAAGCCGCTGGACGCCCTCACCGTCGTCGGCCTCGCTCACGCCTCGGGCATCCGCCTCCGGCGGGCGCACCTGCTCAACGCCGGCTTCGCGTTGGTCGAGCCGCTGGGCGTGCTGGCGGCGTGGTGGGGCCTCACCGCCTTCTTCCACAGCCACCCGGGGGTGACCCCCGCGGCGCTGGCGTTCTCCGCCGGCACCTTCCTGTGCATCGCCCTGTCGGACCTCCTGCCCGAGGTGCAGTTCCACAAGCACGACCGGCTGAAGCTCTCCTTCGCGCTGCTGCTGGGCTTGTCGGCGGCGTGGGGCATCGGGCTGCTCGAGGGGGACCACCACCACCACGGGCACGCCGGGCACGGAGCCGCCGCGAACCACGCCGACCATCCCCATGAGGACGGCCATGCCCACCGAGACGGCCACGCCCACCACGACGGCCACGGGGAGCACGATCACCACGGCGATCACGCCCACCGCGGGGAGGCGCAGCGGGGCTCAGGCGATCACGCCGGTCACGCCCACGGACCGGCGCCCCGAGCAGGCGAGTGACGCGTGACGGGCCGGAGATCGATCCGG from Phycisphaera mikurensis NBRC 102666 carries:
- a CDS encoding ZIP family metal transporter, whose protein sequence is MSPTTLILLYCLAILGASLLGGLLPLFLRLGHTGTQVMMSAVAGFMLGVAVLHMLGHALPEASSTQAALLWLLGGFLMMFFTERFFAWHHHDLPGGHMHAAGETGHGHEHDERAAPVAAPAKGRMHWAGALVGMSIHSLVSGIALAAAVAAGTLGDPGGGEAGGLAGLAVLLAILGHKPLDALTVVGLAHASGIRLRRAHLLNAGFALVEPLGVLAAWWGLTAFFHSHPGVTPAALAFSAGTFLCIALSDLLPEVQFHKHDRLKLSFALLLGLSAAWGIGLLEGDHHHHGHAGHGAAANHADHPHEDGHAHRDGHAHHDGHGEHDHHGDHAHRGEAQRGSGDHAGHAHGPAPRAGE